A stretch of the Panthera uncia isolate 11264 chromosome D1, Puncia_PCG_1.0, whole genome shotgun sequence genome encodes the following:
- the LOC125908685 gene encoding LOW QUALITY PROTEIN: putative olfactory receptor 10D3 (The sequence of the model RefSeq protein was modified relative to this genomic sequence to represent the inferred CDS: inserted 1 base in 1 codon): protein MEKNCSVVTEFILLGIPHTEGLETTVFVLFLPFYACTLLGNVSILMAVLSSTRLHAPMYFFLGNLSVFDMSFSSVTCPKMPPYLTGPLILYKNCVSQVSFFHFLGSIECFLYTVMAYGHFAAVCYPLWSAAIMNRRLCGAPAVGTWVLGYIHSSILTLLTFTLPCCGPNXVDHFFCDIPALLPLACADTSLAQRASFTNVGLVSLLCFFLILLSRVTISILHIRSTKGRRRAFSTCSAHLIAILCAYGPIITVYLRPTPNPMLGTEVQILMNLVGPMLNLLIYTLRNKEVKTALKTILHRTNHVSER, encoded by the exons ATGGAGAAGAATTGCTCGGTGGTGACCGAATTCATCCTGTTGGGAATTCCACACACAGAGGGGTTGGAGACTAcagtttttgtcttgttcttgccCTTCTATGCCTGCACCCTGCTGGGAAATGTGTCTATCCTCATGGCTGTTCTTTCTTCCACTCGCCTTCATGCACCCATGTATTTTTTCCTGGGGAACTTGTCTGTTTTTGACATGAGTTTCTCTTCTGTGACCTGTCCTAAAATGCCACCGTACCTTACTGGCCCCCTCATTTTGTATAAGAACTGTGTCTCCCAGGTctccttcttccatttccttggCAGCATCGAATGCTTCTTGTATACTGTGATGGCCTATGGCCACTTTGCTGCTGTCTGTTACCCTCTGTGGTCCGCAGCCATCATGAACCGTAGACTCTGTGGGGCCCCGGCTGTGGGCACATGGGTGTTGGGGTATATCCATTCCAGCATTTTGACTTTGCTCACCTTCACTTTGCCATGCTGTGGTCCCA AAGTGGACCACTTCTTCTGTGATATTCCAGCACTCCTGCCATTGGCCTGTGCTGATACATCCTTAGCCCAGAGGGCGAGTTTCACCAATGTTGGCTTGGTAtctctcctctgcttttttcTAATCCTTCTATCCCGCGTCACCATCTCCATCTTGCATATTCGTTCAACCAAGGGCCGCCGCCGGGCCTTCTCCACTTGCAGTGCCCACCTCATTGCCATCCTTTGTGCCTATGGGCCCATCATCACTGTCTACCTGCGGCCCACACCCAACCCCATGCTGGGAACTGAGGTTCAAATTCTGATGAATCTCGTAGGACCAATGCTGAACCTTTTAATCTATACCTTGAGGAATAAGGAGGTTAAAACAGCCCTGAAAACAATTTTGCACAGGACAAACCACGTTTCTGAGAGATAG
- the LOC125908674 gene encoding olfactory receptor 149-like, with the protein MKNLSAVTEFILLGIPHTEDLETMLFVLFLGCYVFTLMGNLLILLAIVSSTRLHTPMYFFLCQLSVCDIFFPSVSSPKMLFYLSGSSRAISYAGCVSQLFFYHFLGCTECFLYTVMAYDRFVAICYPLRYTVIMSHRVCAILAVGTSFFGCIQATFLTTLTFQLPYCGPNEVDYFFCDIPVMLKLACADTSALERVGFVSVGLMPLSCFLLILTSYSRIVCSILQIRSSEGRRRAFSTCSAHLTAILLFYMPVVLIYLRPTPSPWLDATVQILNNLVTPMLNPLIYSLRNKEVKSSLGKVLHHLGFLADQLYRENTS; encoded by the coding sequence ATGAAGAATCTCTCAGCAGTGACTGAGTTCATCCTGCTGGGCATCCCACACACGGAGGACCTGGAGACCATGCTCTTTGTCCTGTTTTTGGGCTGCTACGTCTTCACTCTTATGGGGAACCTGCTCATCCTACTGGCGATTGTCTCCTCCACTCGGCttcacacccccatgtacttcttcctgtgTCAACTGTCTGTGTGTGACATATTTTTCCCTTCTGTGAGCTCCCCCAAGATGCTCTTCTACCTCTCGGGGAGCAGCCGGGCCATCTCCTATGCGGGCTGCGTGTCCCAGCTCTTCTTCTACCACTTCCTGGGCTGTACCGAGTGCTTCCTGTACACGGTGATGGCCTACGACCGCTTTGTCGCCATCTGTTACCCTCTCCGCTACACGGTAATCATGAGCCACAGGGTGTGTGCCATCCTGGCCGTGGGGACCTCTTTTTTTGGCTGCATTCAGGCCACCTTCCTAACCACTCTCACCTTCCAGTTGCCCTACTGTGGCCCCAATGAGGTGGATTACTTCTTCTGTGATATCCCGGTGATGCTGAAGCTGGCttgtgctgacacctcagccCTGGAGAGGGTGGGGTTCGTCAGCGTGGGCCTCATGCCCCTCAGCTGCTTCCTTCTCATCCTCACCTCCTACAGCCGCATTGTCTGCTCCATCCTGCAGATCCGCTCTAGTGAAGGCAGACGCCGGGCCTTCTCCACCTGCAGTGCCCACCTCACCGCCATCCTGCTTTTCTACATGCCGGTGGTCCTCATCTACCTCAGGCCCACCCCAAGCCCCTGGCTGGATGCAACCGTTCAGATCCTGAATAACCTGGTCACCCCCATGCTGAACCCCTTGATTTACAGCCTCAGGAACAAGGAAGTAAAATCCTCTCTGGGGAAGGTGCTACATCACTTGGGCTTCCTTGCTGACCAATTGTACAGAGAGAACACTAGTTAA